In Fragaria vesca subsp. vesca linkage group LG1, FraVesHawaii_1.0, whole genome shotgun sequence, the sequence GAAGAAAAGGCTGACTGCATTGCAGGACTTAGTCGACTAGTTGTGTCAAAGAACCAAGGATCACTGATTGTGGAAGAATCAGCTGATAGTAAACTAAGAGTGTTTAAGTCTTAGGTTAATGCCCTGAAATCTAGTTGTGTGTAAGAACTAGAGGATGCTGAGTGTGTTGTAAATCTTAGTGTGTTTGTTCAGTTTCTCTTTGTAGAGTTACATGAATCACTTGTGTGAGAAGTGAGAGCTAAAACAGATACAAGAATTTGTAATTGTGTGAGAATTACTTCTTGTAAAGTTTCTGAAGGTTAATAGAATAATCTTGCTTGGTGCTTTTTCCCTCGTTGAGGTTTTGCACCAAGTTGCTAATTGTTCTTATCTGTGCTTCATCTGGTTTTTAATCCATTTTAATACTATCAACCATCACTGATTCCTTCCAGAGCCGTGTCGACCTTATCCGATTCCGCAGCGTCTGCTCCTCATGGCATTCCTCTCTCCCTCCTCCCGAGCGACTTAACCCTCCTCCTTTCCCCCTCAAGTTCTCCGGTGACGACTCTGGCTATCCCGGAAACTATGCTTCATTGTTCCAATCAACAACCTACCTCATGGAGTCACTCATGGCTGAGGAGGACAGTGGCTCTTCATCGCCATCAAACAAGCCATGGTTGGTGAAGTTTGAGGAGGACCCAAGTTCTGGTACAATGCGTTTACTTGATCCGGTGACTAGGTCTCCCCTCAGATATTCTCCTAACGCTACTTTGAAGCAACTAAATTTAATGGAATATCGGATTGTAGAGCTACACAAGTCGTATGGACTAAAATTTGGCGAGAACAATGTCACTATTAATTCTTTGCACAAATTGGTACTCCTCCCTCGTAACCATTTAAGCTTTGGCAATGTGTATGCGGTTTTTATGATCTATAACGAAGGCAAACTGGGTTTCATGAGATTTGGAGATGAGGAGCTTACCTATGTGGATGTGGAAAACTCTTACTATGATGATATTATTGTGTACAAGGGTGAATGCTATGTAGTTGATAAGTGGGGAACAGTTTCTTGTATCAATTCAGCTCTGGAGGTGATTCAGGTTTCGCCTCCATTGTCGTGTGGCTTTGGTGGGAAGAAGCATTTGGTGGAGTCTTATGGTGAGCTTTATGTGGTTGATCAGTACTATGAGAGGGTGAGTGTTCGTCACGGCAGGGAGGATGATAACATTTTCGGGGAGTATCACAATTCGCGCTACGATTCTGATGCAATCGATTTTAAAGTCTATAAGCTGGATCAAGAATGGAGTAAATGGGACAATGTGAAAAACTTGGGAGATCATGTGTTTGTTCTGAGCAAAGATGGGTCTTTCTGCGTCTCCACCAAAGAGTTTGATGGAGTGAAGGGAAATTGCATCTTCTTCATTGAACGAGTGTCACCTACTGTAAGAGCAATGTATCACAGTCGTGTGTTCGATTTAGAGGACGGATCTATGAGGGATCTAGCGTCTTTGCCGATTTCTCGGATGGTCGAGCCACCTTCAACTTGGCTCAGCAATGATCTGAGTCCTTCTGCATCTGAAAGTGAATGTGAAATATTATTGCCGGTTCAATAAACTTGTACTCATTACCTGTACTTGATTAAATTGTTCTTATTAACAATCTTGTGATGAACAAGCTGAGCTTCTTTGACCCTATTTCAGATCATGATTTATCTTGGTCGATGGATATGCTCCTACCATAACATATCAATCTTCGTTGTAGAAAATTGTTTCTTAAAAATGATAAATAACGTCATACTAACTCATTTATACGATAGATAGACACGTTTGAGTCTTGACGTGTCGATTTACAAGATTAGTTTTAGATTATAATTGAGAGGCTCAAGAAATAGAGTTTGTATCCACAAAAACAATTTGTCATTAATTACTCTTTTACTATAGGTAATCCAACATGGACATGATTCGTTCGACCGCTAATTCGCTAAAACATCAGTGATTTACAAGTGCCAGCCAGGTAGCAAAACAATGACACCCGACATCTTCGTGGCTTGCAAAATGTTTTGAAAACCAACATGTTATATCAATTACAATACATAACAAGTAAAACATTCCACAAATTACTGAATTCAGCATTATTCGATTTTGAATATGAGGATTTCACGCTGTGGTGGTTACCTTAAACACACTTCACTCGTAGCCAAGGATTAAAATATCGACGATCATAGAAATATCGACCGTCAAAAATATGTAAATTTTAAAAGAAATTTCGGGAAAGTATCGATATCAATACAAATTCGATTCCGAAATTTCTAAAAATTCCGCGATATTTCTAATATTTCCTACGGGATTATCACGGGAAGTAGCTAAAATATCGTCATATAAAAAAACGATAATATGTCGATTTTTAACACCGACACAAGTGTAAAGAGACCAGCTTCACTCTTTGCAGCTCTCCTCAAATGCGTTCTTCTATGCATCTGGTACAAGTGAACCGAACAGTCATTATTTAATCTCAACCGTTGATATGATCAGCTGTTGACGCTAACATCGAAAATAACACCGTCAAAGAGAGGAAAAAAAAAAGAAAACAGCAGAGCCCTCCGCCTTAGTTCGCACCGTCACTTTCGCGCGTCTGCCTTCGATTCTTTGCATCTGATTCACCCACAAATCGTCGATTACGCTGCATGTCGTTTTACCCAAAGAGATCTGAATCAACGAACCGAACTCGTCATCCTCCTATCCCCGTCGTGTTCAATTTCTGGAAACGTAGGGATGAAATGAATCAATTGGTAGGTTGAAGTTATTACGATTACATGAACTGGAATTCTGAATCTGATCTCATCAGACTTTGGGGGTTCAGGTCTGCCGGTCCAATATCACTATATTATATTCATCTTTAAATTATGCATTAGTTGTACTATTCTTTATTCAATCTCTTCAAATATTGATTATGTTTCTGAATCGAGTTCAAGAACCTATGAATTGAGCCAGATCTTGTTGATGTTGAATATCCTTCTGTCTTCCCTATAGTCCTTTCAGATTTCCAAATTCCAGAAAACAACTAACAAGCTGTTCACTTGGAGATGCGATCGGGAGTTGGATTCAGTGGGCAATTGAAATTGGGTTTGAAGGAAACTGGGGTGGTGAAGGGGGGATTGAAAGGGATTGAGATGAAGGGAGAGGGAAGGGAGAGATGATGAAGTCAGGCGGGGTTCTCTCTCACATCGTCCTCTTGCCTTTTCTTTTCCAGTGTTCTGGGTTTATGACATTGTCCTGCGGTTTGATTTTTTTTTTTGCCTCTAACCACCGTTTGCTTAATCTGTTTAGTTCAAGTGCACTGAATCCGCTCCGATGTGAACTCCCTTCTTCTTCTTCTCAAAAACCAACATGCAGAGCTCCAAGGTACCATGGTGCACTCTCCCCAAGGAGCTCTGGCAGATGATCGGAAAATACCTCGAAACCCGCATCGACGTTCTCAGCTTCCGCTGCGTCTGCTCTCTCTGGCGCTCCGCCCTCCCTCCTCTCCACCCACCCCACTCTCCTCCTCTCCCCCTCCCCTTTCCCGACCCAAACAACGACGAGCCTTCCGCCGCCGTCTCCCAGACCACCGTCTACCGCCTCCAGTCCCTCATCGCCGGCGACGACTCGCTCCCCTGCCTGGTCAAGTTCGAGCAGTCCCCTCCCGGCGAAATACGCCTGCTGAACCCCATCACCAATTGGGAGCTTCGGTTATCGAGGATGATGATCGGCGGTATCGAGGATGCGGTTGTTCCATTTTTCAAACAGTTCAACTTGTTGGATTTTAAGATTGTCGAAATGGCGAAGTTGTATTCTTTGAAATATGCTTGTACTGAGATTGATGTGCCTTATGTGAACAAAGTGGTGGTTTTGCCTAGTGATCATTTTAGTTTGGAGGAGGGTTTTGTTGTGTTTATGATTTATGGAGGTGGGTGTTTAGGGTGTATGAGGTATGGGGATGAGAGTTGGATTCGTGTCGACGAAAACAACTCGAATTATGATGATCTCATTGTGTATAAGGGTCAGTGTTATGTTGTTGATGATAGGGGGACGATATCGTGGATAAGTCAGGCAATGCAGGTGGTTCAGTACTCGCCGCCGTTGTGTGGGTTTGGAGGGCATAAGCATTTGGTTGAGTGTGGTGGTGATCTTCATGTGGTGGATAGGTATTTTGGTAGTGAGGGGTCAATGCCTCAGAGGAGGTTTAATTATATACATCTTGATGGGGAGGTGGCGGATTTTAAGGTTTATAGGCTGGATGATGAGTGGGGGACTTGGGTTAATGTGACAAACTTGGGGGATCAAGTGATTGTTTTGAGCTATGATGGGTCGTTTGCGGTCTCAACCAAGGAGTTTCCTGGAGTGAAAGAGAATTGCATTATGTTTACTGAGCAAGACTTTGGTCCTGTACCTGCTGAAATTGGAATGGGATCAAAAAGTCGTCACTGTCGTGTGTTCGACTTGGCTGATGGTAGTATGAGCAACATTGGCGATTCTCAGTTGTTCAGGGTACCCTCGAATTGGCTTACT encodes:
- the LOC101312678 gene encoding uncharacterized protein LOC101312678, which gives rise to MATVKWSDLPEEIWPFIGKFVHSRIDILRFRSACSFWRASRPLWYQLPFPLLLPLSSSAFASERLWRAELFKSTLYHMESLTDDDGDASVSQPCSWLMKVEEDPTTGKTRLLDPVTSLPLRYDFNLLDFRVVELRKSYVVKASSTDITATVQKVVVMSGSHEHLDNDNVHAVFMVFKKGSLALEVIQFAPPICGSDGQKHLVESCGDLYVVVKYFAEVAPQGNRTFMYPHQEDEDAEAIDFKVYKLDQEWGKWVDVKDLGDRVFVLSNDGSFSVSTREFAGVKGNCIFFIDQVVSQLGFSGITKRCYSCVFSLEDGKIRNLASSQCSQMSRVDLIRFRSVCSSWHSSLPPPERLNPPPFPLKFSGDDSGYPGNYASLFQSTTYLMESLMAEEDSGSSSPSNKPWLVKFEEDPSSGTMRLLDPVTRSPLRYSPNATLKQLNLMEYRIVELHKSYGLKFGENNVTINSLHKLVLLPRNHLSFGNVYAVFMIYNEGKLGFMRFGDEELTYVDVENSYYDDIIVYKGECYVVDKWGTVSCINSALEVIQVSPPLSCGFGGKKHLVESYGELYVVDQYYERVSVRHGREDDNIFGEYHNSRYDSDAIDFKVYKLDQEWSKWDNVKNLGDHVFVLSKDGSFCVSTKEFDGVKGNCIFFIERVSPTVRAMYHSRVFDLEDGSMRDLASLPISRMVEPPSTWLSNDLSPSASESECEILLPVQ
- the LOC101312972 gene encoding putative F-box protein At1g65770-like, which produces MQSSKVPWCTLPKELWQMIGKYLETRIDVLSFRCVCSLWRSALPPLHPPHSPPLPLPFPDPNNDEPSAAVSQTTVYRLQSLIAGDDSLPCLVKFEQSPPGEIRLLNPITNWELRLSRMMIGGIEDAVVPFFKQFNLLDFKIVEMAKLYSLKYACTEIDVPYVNKVVVLPSDHFSLEEGFVVFMIYGGGCLGCMRYGDESWIRVDENNSNYDDLIVYKGQCYVVDDRGTISWISQAMQVVQYSPPLCGFGGHKHLVECGGDLHVVDRYFGSEGSMPQRRFNYIHLDGEVADFKVYRLDDEWGTWVNVTNLGDQVIVLSYDGSFAVSTKEFPGVKENCIMFTEQDFGPVPAEIGMGSKSRHCRVFDLADGSMSNIGDSQLFRVPSNWLTH